The segment GATTTGTTTGGCATTAGAACGCTTCCTTTTGGAGGCAGCTCGTTTTTGAATATTGCTTCAATGGCTTGGATTATAAGTGGGATAGGTGGTGGGCACCCTGAGATGTAATAGTCCACGTCTACGGTCTGAGCTAGAGTTTTTACTGTGTCGTGGAATTTAGGTAGTTTCAACTCGCCTTCTTTAACTTTGATGGAGGTTTTTGGCATCGTTGATTCAGGATTTTTTGTCGAGGGTGTTTCAGAGTATGCTCGTTCAAAGACGGATTCTTTGTTCCAAAGGTTCGCAAGGCCTACTACACATCCATCGCAGGCACATGAGCCGAAAGCTACAAGAACCTTCGCTTTCCGCCTAAACAACTTTGCCATTTCCTCGTTTTCGGAATTACGTATGGCTCCGTTGAAGAAGCATACGTCTATGCTTTTGTCTGGCATGTTTTCAACGTCTCTGTATTTGATGTCGATGGCGACAGGCCAGAACACGATGTCTGCTTTGGCAACAACGTCTAAGATTTTCTCGTTAATGTCTAAGACAGCAATCTCGCAGCCACCGCAACTAGCAGCCCAATAGAACGCAAACTTCAACTTTTGCCTTTCCATATCTGTGCACCAATTTGGCAAGTGTTATTTTGAGAGCATAACAACTGTTACATGTTGGATATATAGTTTAACTTTCTGTGCGTGCGAAGGTGGATTTAAAGGAATAGTTCATAACGCTTAAATCGTAGAACCAAAGGTGATGCGCACCCAGTTATTTCCTAATTTCTGGTTAGGAATCCTTGCATTGGCCAGCAAGGTTTGTTTCAATGGGTTTATAGAAAAGCTAATGATTTATTGGAAATTGAAACCTTCTGTGCATAAAAACGTTGTTTCATGTATAGAAAAGGCGTAAAAATAGTATATAAAATGGTATCTCCGCTTTTAGTCATATGTCTTGCGGCGTACATAAGGCTTCTTTTCCTATGCTGTCTAACTCTTAATAAATTGGTCATGGCAGAAAAGAAGGAATAGCGTTGAAATGTGAAGTATGCGGAAAAGAAGCGGAATGGGCAACAAAACAAGGCTTACTCTTACTCTGCCGTGATTGCTACAAAAAACAGAAAGAAGAAAACCAACAATCTTTTCGGGCCTGTTAGGGTGGCCTATTTGGCTTAGATATGACGCTGTGATGTACGTCGCCGTCGCTAAAGCCACAGTGATTCGTAGCATGGAACGCAATAATAGACCGTTTTGGCCGTGCTTCGCTGACGTGTGGTGTGAGAGTATGCAGGGGCGCCAATTTTTAGCTGACGTTCACATTTTTGGCCGTGACAGCGAATCACGCTGCCATTATGTTGCCTGGTGATAGTGGTTTTATTTATGAAAACTTTTTTCCACTTGCCCATAACAACCGTGTGAATATGTGCGAAGACATAACTAATATGCTTTGCCGTAGCCTGATACTGTTAAGTCTGTTGACCTATCCAAAAACTGAATAATAGGTTCAGAAACTTAAAACCTAATAAGGTGTTTCACTTTAAATAGTGTGAAAGTTATGACAAATAGTG is part of the Candidatus Bathyarchaeota archaeon genome and harbors:
- a CDS encoding oxidoreductase, whose product is MERQKLKFAFYWAASCGGCEIAVLDINEKILDVVAKADIVFWPVAIDIKYRDVENMPDKSIDVCFFNGAIRNSENEEMAKLFRRKAKVLVAFGSCACDGCVVGLANLWNKESVFERAYSETPSTKNPESTMPKTSIKVKEGELKLPKFHDTVKTLAQTVDVDYYISGCPPPIPLIIQAIEAIFKNELPPKGSVLMPNKSICDECPREKKDKKLSKIKRIYEIDDDFKTCFWDQGVICMGPATRAGCDAQCPKVNMPCTGCNGPGFNVNDQGAAAINALASIATSPEVVDQIVDPIGTFYKYSLPHSILRRKVMKK